The Agrobacterium larrymoorei genome includes the window CACCCGTATCGGGAAAACGATGCATCATCGTCGTCATCCACCATGAGAAGCGCACGGCCTTCCAGACGCGCGCGAGCGCCAGCACCGAGTATTGGTCGAGTGCCGCTTCGGATCGACCATTGTAATATTCGATCAGGGCAGAGCTCAGATAATGCACATCGCTTGCAGCAAGGTTGAGACCCTTCGCGCCTGTCGGCGGCACGATATGGGCTGCGTCTCCGGCAAGGAACAGCCGCCCGAAACGCATGGGCTCGGCAACAAATGAGCGAAGAGGCGCAATCGATTTTTCGAAGGACGGGCCCGTTACCAGCGCTTCTGCATGATGCGCTGGAAGACGGCTCCTTAACTCATCCCAGAACCGCTCATCACTCCAGTTCTCCACCTTCTCATCCAGATTACACTGAACGTAATACCGGCTTCGCGTTTCGGAGCGCATCGAGCAGAGAGCAAAGCCGCGAGGATGGTTAGCGTAAATCAGTTCATGCGAGACTGGCGGGACGTCCGCAAGGACACCAAGCCAGCCGAACGGATAGACGCGCTCGAATTCCTTGATAGCGCTCTTGGGGATGGACTTGCGGCTGACACCGTGAAAGCCATCGCAGCCTGCGATGAAATCGAAATCTATTCTGCTGGTTACGCCATCTTTCTCATAAAGAACATATGGCCTTTCACGTTCAACATCATGAAGCTCGATATGCGTGACATCGTAAAGAGTAACCGCACCTGCTGCCTCCCTTGCATCCATCAGGTCATGGGTCACTTCGGTTTGCCCATACACCATCACACGTTTTCCGCCGGTCAATTCGTGCAGATCGATGCGGTGATCTCTGCCGTCGAAGGCCAGCGAAAAGCCGTCATGCGGCATTCCTTCGCGGTGCAGCCTCTGTGCCACGCCTGCCTTTTCAAGCAGATGCACCGTGCCTTCCTCAAGCACGCCAGCACGCACCCTAGCGAGAATATGCGCCTTGCTGGCCCGATCAAGGATCACGGTATCGATGCCTTGCTTTGCCAGCAACTGACCGAGCAGCAAACCGGCTGGGCCGGATCCTATGATAACGACCTGAGTGCGCATGAAGTCCTCCCTAACTTTTCTCCCGTCAGCAAAGTGAACTGCGCAAGCCGCATCCTCAATGGACATTTCCGCGTCGAGATTGCACTATCCGAACATCGGAAGAACCAAGGGTTTTCGGATGGCTCGATTGATGGAAGACCGGCTCTATGGAGAAAAGGGCGCCGAAGGAGGCAGTTTCCGCTTCCATTGCGAAACGCTATTTTCCCGCAGCAGCCTGCATAGGTTCGAGATCGGTCGACACAGGCATGAGAGTTTCCTGCAGATTCTCTACATCGCAGGCGGCACCGGCGATGCTATTCTGGGGGCGGATATCAGACCAATCGAACCGCCCGCAATCGCTATCGTCCCTCCGGGCTTCGAGCACGGCTTTCGCTTTTCCCGCGACATAAGCGGCATCGTGATGACCATTA containing:
- the pobA gene encoding 4-hydroxybenzoate 3-monooxygenase, which codes for MRTQVVIIGSGPAGLLLGQLLAKQGIDTVILDRASKAHILARVRAGVLEEGTVHLLEKAGVAQRLHREGMPHDGFSLAFDGRDHRIDLHELTGGKRVMVYGQTEVTHDLMDAREAAGAVTLYDVTHIELHDVERERPYVLYEKDGVTSRIDFDFIAGCDGFHGVSRKSIPKSAIKEFERVYPFGWLGVLADVPPVSHELIYANHPRGFALCSMRSETRSRYYVQCNLDEKVENWSDERFWDELRSRLPAHHAEALVTGPSFEKSIAPLRSFVAEPMRFGRLFLAGDAAHIVPPTGAKGLNLAASDVHYLSSALIEYYNGRSEAALDQYSVLALARVWKAVRFSWWMTTMMHRFPDTGDFGQRIQEAELDYLVHSRAASTSLAENYVGLPY